A portion of the Candidatus Palauibacter polyketidifaciens genome contains these proteins:
- a CDS encoding TRAP transporter large permease, with product MTLLVLFAGLLLLIAVGVPIAVALGIVALVAIAASGGVAMLPNAGLVLFDGATSFPLIAIPLFILAGAIMNATGISRRLIAFASAIVGFIRGGLAMVGISASLFFAEISGSAVADVAALGSILIPAMKKRGYRTPFAAAVTSSSATLAVIIPPSIPMILYGVMAEASVVELFVAGIVPGVLGGLLLMFVAWLYARRHDFPVEGRFELRRVWTTAREAGWALLLPAIILGGIFSGWVTATEGAGLAVVASLVVGGLIYRELDLAHLREAMLEGGVQTAVVMLLVATSALLGDYLTEQRLPQAVAAGIMGLTANKWLILALLNVFFLVIGLFLHSAAAIILVVPIVMPLVRAAGIDPVHFGLIVTLNLGIGQQTPPVASVLVTACSVAKADIWEVSKVNLRFVAVLVAVLLLVTYVPAIPLALVNVLYH from the coding sequence ATGACCCTCCTCGTTCTCTTCGCCGGCCTGCTGCTCCTCATCGCCGTCGGCGTGCCGATCGCGGTCGCGCTCGGGATCGTCGCGCTCGTCGCCATAGCCGCCTCGGGCGGCGTCGCCATGCTCCCGAACGCCGGCCTCGTGCTGTTCGACGGGGCGACCTCGTTCCCGCTCATCGCCATCCCGCTCTTCATCCTCGCGGGCGCGATCATGAACGCGACCGGGATCTCGCGCCGGCTCATCGCCTTCGCCTCCGCGATCGTCGGGTTCATCCGCGGCGGCCTCGCGATGGTCGGCATCTCCGCCTCGCTCTTCTTCGCCGAGATCTCGGGCTCCGCCGTGGCCGATGTCGCCGCGCTCGGCTCCATCCTCATCCCCGCCATGAAGAAACGCGGCTACCGGACGCCCTTCGCCGCGGCCGTGACGTCCTCCTCGGCCACGCTCGCCGTCATCATCCCCCCGTCCATCCCCATGATTCTGTACGGCGTCATGGCCGAGGCCTCGGTCGTCGAGCTGTTCGTCGCCGGCATTGTGCCCGGGGTGCTCGGCGGCCTGCTGCTGATGTTCGTGGCCTGGCTCTACGCCCGCCGCCACGACTTCCCCGTGGAGGGACGGTTCGAACTCCGCCGCGTTTGGACGACGGCGCGCGAGGCGGGGTGGGCGCTGCTCCTGCCCGCGATCATCCTCGGCGGGATCTTCAGCGGCTGGGTGACGGCGACGGAGGGAGCCGGGCTCGCCGTCGTCGCGTCGCTCGTCGTGGGCGGACTCATCTATCGCGAACTCGACCTCGCTCACCTGCGCGAGGCGATGCTCGAGGGCGGGGTACAGACGGCCGTCGTCATGCTCCTCGTCGCGACCTCCGCCCTGCTCGGCGACTACCTCACCGAACAGCGGCTCCCGCAGGCGGTCGCGGCCGGGATCATGGGGCTCACGGCGAACAAGTGGCTCATCCTCGCGCTGCTCAACGTCTTCTTCCTCGTCATCGGCCTCTTCCTGCACTCGGCCGCGGCCATCATCCTCGTCGTCCCCATCGTGATGCCGCTCGTGCGCGCGGCGGGGATCGACCCCGTGCACTTCGGCCTCATCGTCACGCTCAACCTCGGCATCGGCCAGCAGACGCCGCCGGTGGCGAGCGTGCTCGTGACCGCCTGCTCCGTCGCCAAGGCGGACATCTGGGAGGTGAGCAAGGTCAACCTCCGCTTCGTCGCCGTCCTCGTCGCCGTCCTGCTCCTGGTGACGTACGTGCCCGCGATCCCCCTCGCCCTGGTCAACGTCCTCTACCACTGA